The Ananas comosus cultivar F153 unplaced genomic scaffold, ASM154086v1, whole genome shotgun sequence genome window below encodes:
- the LOC109704973 gene encoding putative pentatricopeptide repeat-containing protein At4g17915 — MTSKNITPSPTTYNTLINGLCKHRKESNALRLFRNLQRMNFPMELVAYNTMIDGLCKSGKLNDARKILKELGETSLVPDIITYTTVMKCCFRYGKVEQGLEIFSSMIDNGHTSDVFPYCTVISMLLKKGRIKEASTCAASMIKSGIQLDKACYNTLIYLHCKEGNLDSAFQLLSAMEQRGLESDEYTFSILVDGLCKIGSIDAAEKLLHLMEMRGLDSNLVAYNCLIDGLCKFGEVDMAIKLLNSMKWKDSFAYTSLVHGLCKVRRFQMASRFLLNGLKGGTNVLTSAQRAVISGLRRFGFKRDARKLRSAIHVARLLQ; from the coding sequence ATGACCTCGAAAAACATCACCCCTTCTCCTACCACATATAACACTTTGATCAACGGGTTGTGCAAGCATAGGAAGGAATCCAATGCTTTGAGACTCTTTAGGAACTTGCAAAGAATGAATTTCCCTATGGAGCTTGTGGCATACAATACGATGATTGATGGGCTTTGCAAATCCGGCAAGTTAAATGATGCTAGAAAGATCCTTAAGGAGCTCGGAGAAACAAGCCTTGTACCCGATATCATAACTTATACGACGGTTATGAAGTGTTGCTTTAGATATGGAAAGGTCGAACAAGGTCTTGAGATTTTTTCCTCAATGATAGACAACGGACACACTTCAGATGTTTTTCCGTATTGTACAGTAATTAGTATGTTACTTAAGAAAGGTAGGATCAAAGAAGCTAGTACTTGTGCAGCATCAATGATAAAAAGTGGCATTCAGCTTGACAAAGCATGTTATAATACTCTAATCTATCTCCATTGCAAGGAGGGCAATTTGGACAGTGCGTTCCAGTTGTTGAGTGCTATGGAACAACGTGGCCTCGAGAGTGACGAATACACATTTTCTATACTGGTTGATGGCTTATGTAAGATAGGCTCCATTGATGCTGCTGAAAAGCTATTACATTTAATGGAGATGAGGGGTTTGGATTCCAATTTGGTAGCCTATAATTGCTTGATTGATGGGCTGTGTAAGTTTGGTGAGGTGGATATGGCCATCAAGCTACTTAATAGTATGAAGTGGAAGGATTCTTTTGCATACACATCATTAGTTCACGGTCTCTGCAAGGTGCGTAGGTTCCAAATGGCATCCAGATTCTTGCTAAATGGTTTAAAGGGAGGCACTAATGTGCTAACGTCTGCCCAACGTGCTGTTATTTCTGGTCTTCGCCGATTTGGGTTTAAAAGGGATGCAAGGAAACTCCGGTCCGCAATACATGTTGCTCGACTTTTGCAGTAG